A DNA window from Vibrio cidicii contains the following coding sequences:
- a CDS encoding GrxA family glutaredoxin, whose product MFVVIFGRPACPYCVRAKEHAETLKAKRDDFNYRYVDIQAEGISKADLEKTVGKPVETVPQIFIDQQHIGGCDDFEAYAKEHLGLFD is encoded by the coding sequence ATGTTCGTAGTTATCTTTGGTCGTCCGGCTTGTCCTTACTGTGTGCGTGCAAAAGAGCACGCGGAAACCCTGAAAGCCAAACGTGACGATTTCAACTATCGTTATGTCGATATTCAAGCAGAAGGTATTTCAAAGGCAGACCTAGAGAAAACTGTTGGTAAGCCGGTTGAAACCGTGCCACAAATTTTCATCGACCAGCAACATATCGGCGGTTGTGATGACTTCGAAGCTTATGCAAAAGAGCACCTAGGTCTATTTGACTAA
- a CDS encoding aspartate:alanine antiporter — MNIDVVLLLEQNPVLLIFVVLAIGLSFGKIRFGNMQLGNSIGVLITSLIMGHLGFSFNAEALTIGFMLFIYCVGIEAGPNFFGIFFRDGKHYLTLSLVVLVTALAIAYFASHYMGLDFGLAAGMMAGALTATPVLVGAQDALNSGLASIPRNMDFSLVLENLSVGYAMAYLVGLVSMIMFAKLLPKLQKQNLSDSAQQIAQERGLGGSGRKVYLPIIRAYRVGAELIDWTDGKNLRELGIYRQTGCYIERIRRNGILAHPDGDAILQEGDEIALVGFPDSHARLDPSFRNGKEVFDRNLLDLRIVEEEIVVKSDAIAGKRLSDLNLSEYGCFLNRVVRAQIEMPMDLDIVLAKGDVLQVSGEKSRVHGLAERIGFISIHSQMADLLAFCSFFILGIMFGLVTMTFGQVSFSLGNAVGLLLSGITLGFLRANHPTFGYVPQGALNMVKDLGLMIFMVGIGLSAGGKMFDHLTLVGPKIIGIAFLVSVVPVVFAYLVGAYILKMNRALLFGAIIGARTCAPAMDIVNDYAKSTIPALGYAGTYAIANILMTLAGTILIILS; from the coding sequence GTGAATATAGACGTCGTACTTCTTCTTGAGCAAAATCCAGTTCTGCTCATCTTCGTGGTGTTGGCCATCGGCCTCTCTTTTGGCAAAATCCGCTTCGGCAATATGCAGCTTGGCAACTCAATTGGTGTTCTGATCACTTCCTTGATTATGGGCCACCTCGGTTTCTCGTTTAACGCTGAGGCACTCACCATTGGGTTTATGCTGTTTATTTATTGCGTTGGTATCGAAGCCGGACCCAACTTTTTCGGTATTTTCTTTCGAGATGGCAAACACTATTTGACACTGAGCCTAGTGGTGTTAGTCACGGCGTTAGCTATTGCCTACTTTGCCAGCCATTACATGGGACTGGATTTTGGTTTGGCCGCTGGCATGATGGCGGGGGCACTCACTGCGACGCCAGTATTGGTAGGGGCACAGGACGCACTCAATTCGGGACTAGCGTCCATTCCAAGAAACATGGACTTTTCATTGGTGCTGGAAAACCTTTCAGTCGGTTACGCCATGGCCTATCTCGTCGGTTTGGTTAGCATGATCATGTTTGCCAAGTTGCTGCCTAAGTTGCAAAAGCAAAATCTGTCTGACTCAGCGCAGCAAATTGCGCAAGAGCGCGGTTTGGGCGGTTCAGGGCGTAAAGTCTATTTGCCGATCATTCGCGCCTATCGAGTCGGCGCGGAACTTATTGACTGGACGGACGGTAAAAACCTGCGTGAACTGGGTATCTACCGCCAGACGGGCTGCTACATCGAACGTATTCGCCGCAACGGTATCCTCGCCCATCCCGATGGTGATGCGATTTTGCAAGAGGGTGATGAGATTGCCTTGGTCGGTTTCCCCGACAGCCACGCGCGCCTTGACCCGAGCTTTCGCAACGGCAAAGAGGTTTTCGACCGAAACCTGCTCGATTTGCGTATTGTAGAAGAAGAGATCGTGGTAAAAAGCGATGCGATTGCCGGCAAACGTCTTTCCGATCTTAATCTTTCGGAATATGGTTGTTTCCTGAACCGCGTAGTCCGCGCACAGATCGAAATGCCCATGGATCTCGATATCGTGCTAGCCAAAGGCGACGTATTACAAGTCAGTGGTGAAAAGAGCCGTGTTCATGGCCTAGCTGAGCGCATCGGTTTCATCTCGATCCACAGTCAAATGGCTGACCTGCTCGCTTTCTGCAGTTTCTTCATTCTCGGCATTATGTTCGGCTTAGTCACCATGACGTTCGGCCAAGTCTCTTTCAGTTTGGGCAACGCAGTAGGCTTATTACTCTCTGGGATCACGCTGGGCTTTTTACGAGCAAACCACCCTACTTTTGGCTACGTACCACAGGGGGCGCTGAACATGGTCAAAGACTTAGGGCTGATGATTTTTATGGTAGGGATCGGCCTTAGTGCAGGTGGCAAAATGTTCGACCATTTGACCCTAGTCGGACCGAAAATTATCGGCATCGCCTTCTTGGTGAGTGTCGTGCCCGTCGTTTTTGCCTACCTTGTTGGTGCTTACATCCTTAAGATGAACCGCGCTTTACTATTTGGTGCCATCATTGGTGCTCGTACCTGTGCGCCCGCGATGGACATAGTGAATGACTATGCCAAGTCAACCATTCCTGCCCTTGG